A stretch of Natronococcus sp. CG52 DNA encodes these proteins:
- a CDS encoding metal-dependent hydrolase, with protein MSRGITHFAFGSTVTAIIVALVPDVPYPRTLVLVGGAWGLVPDAVKLVRHPILSTLHEGPIADMFWFHRTFDRFDVADSVGLASVSLAIFIGVTSILERRSYRAPETVRDRVPD; from the coding sequence TCGGCAGCACCGTCACCGCGATCATCGTCGCTCTCGTTCCCGACGTTCCGTATCCGCGGACGCTCGTCCTCGTGGGCGGCGCGTGGGGACTCGTTCCCGACGCGGTGAAACTCGTTCGCCACCCGATTCTGTCGACACTCCACGAGGGTCCGATAGCCGACATGTTCTGGTTCCACCGTACGTTCGATCGGTTCGACGTCGCCGACTCCGTCGGGCTCGCGAGCGTATCGCTGGCGATCTTTATCGGCGTCACGTCGATCCTCGAGCGGCGGTCCTATCGGGCACCCGAGACGGTTCGCGACCGGGTACCCGACTGA
- a CDS encoding NUDIX hydrolase: MTEFGATYVPKVCAYITRNERELLVFEGPEHDGLQIPKGTIEAGESRLEALRREVREESGLKTLRAVRHVASDSWMRQKSPPRFYRRHFFHASVDGAPDEWTHAVTGEGAERGFEFEFSWQELPPNREFAMALDDYVHLVERSLSRTDR; the protein is encoded by the coding sequence ATGACCGAGTTTGGCGCAACGTACGTCCCGAAGGTGTGCGCCTACATCACCCGCAACGAGCGAGAACTACTCGTGTTCGAGGGGCCCGAACACGACGGGCTGCAGATCCCGAAGGGGACGATCGAAGCCGGCGAATCGAGACTCGAGGCGCTGCGACGAGAGGTCAGGGAGGAAAGCGGTCTCAAGACGCTACGAGCGGTCCGGCACGTCGCGAGCGACAGTTGGATGCGCCAAAAATCGCCCCCGCGGTTCTACAGACGCCACTTCTTTCACGCATCCGTCGACGGGGCCCCCGACGAGTGGACGCACGCGGTTACCGGCGAGGGCGCGGAACGCGGCTTCGAGTTCGAGTTCTCCTGGCAGGAACTCCCGCCGAATCGCGAATTCGCGATGGCACTCGACGACTACGTCCACCTCGTCGAGCGGTCACTCTCGCGGACCGATCGGTAA